CCGCAATGAATAACTTTTTCTTCATTATCGCCGCCGACAAAACCGACAAATGTAACATAATTGGAAAAATCCGGAACGGTACCTCCCAAACTTATCGTAAATTCTTTCGGATCAAGAGCTATGAACAAATCTTTCTTTACAATTGTGAAAGAACGCGTGATATTCAAATCGGCATAACTTCCTTTACCTGTGATTTTCACCGTCGCCGTACCTGCGTTTGTATTGTTTAAGTACGAAACGTCATAATCCGCCTGTGAAAGCGTCGCGCCGTTGACGACAACGGAAGTCACGCTCGGAGTATGCGCAGAACCGTTATATACAAAAACGCCGGACTGCGGAATTTCAAGAATAGCCGAAGTGTCCGTCACAGAAACCGTTATGTTTTCAATGTTTACCGCGCCTGTGGAAACTATACGTAAAGTTTGCTGTCCGTTTGAAAGTGAAATATTTGTTTTTACGGGAGTAAACGCAAACCAGTCGTTTCCGTTTGACACGGAAAGCGTCCCCAGACGCGTAGTTCCCGTGAATATAGAAATCGTACGTTCTTGAGCGTTGGTTCCGCCGACAGCCGCCCGAACGCTCAAATCATATTGTCCGCTTTGAGCGACATCTATTAAATATTCTAAAGACGAGCCGTTCTCTAAATTGCCGGCGTATTTTCCGTATTGGTCGTTATTGTCTTTTATCTCACCGCTTTTTTTAGAATAATCAAGCGAATTGAAAGTTCCCGGAACATTTATCACTGTCGCCTTTTTCCCATACACTTCAAACTCATAAAGCGAATAACCGTATTGTTGTCCGTTTATCGTCGCTCTTTGGGTCGCGGTTACTCTGACATATCTTGCAAGAATATCGCTCACTTCAATATTATTCACTCCTCCAGTTCCGCTTGTTTCGTCTTTAACGGTCGTCCACGCGACGTTGTCCGTTGAAACCTCGACTTTGTATCCTACCGCAAAAGCCGCTTCCCAAAGCAAACGAATTCCGTTTAAGATATAACTGTCCTGCAAATCCACCTTAATCCACTGGGCTTGATCTGAATGAACGGAAGCCCACCTTGAACTTGCCGAGCCGTCGTTTGCGTTGTTTGCCGGAAAACTACCGACATTGCCGCTTTCTTCGCTTGAAGCGTTTATATTTTTGTTAAGCGCCAAGTTTGCCGTGGTAAAAGGATTACCGCCGCCTATAGTTCCGGGCATTTTCTTTATAATCTCATCCCGTACCATCGTATTAGCCCAGCCGTTACTCGTAGCGACTTTACCCCACTTATCCCGAATTTGCTGTTCGGAATCGTTGAAAACATTTACATCGCCTGGAGTGTGATTGTAAATACCCCAAGACGAATTATTCTTAACTTTATAGGTCCAGGAGGTATAGTGCCATCCCGCATCATTATAAGTAGTCAACGCAAAGTCCCACGCTCCTCTTAATCCGAAACAGGTAAATTCTCCTATAAAAGTAGGATTGCCGTGATTTGCGCTACGAACTTCACTGACGCGCGCCGTGTAAAAATCTTTTTGTCCTTGCTCGTCGCTCACATTATCCCAAGAATAATGGTGATACTGATACACCACGTTCGTCCAACCGTATTGAGTCGTTTTCGGCAGATTGCCGGTTCCCCAACAGCTTTCCATACAAATAATATGTTCGGGGTCGTACTTGCGGATTTCTTTGTAAATCTTATCATAAACATCCCATTGAGTTTTATTGGTAACGCCTGCTTTAGGCCCCGGCTCGTTGAGAATGTCATACATCGCCACAGTGGGATTATCTTTGTAATGTTTTGCGATTTCACCCCAAAGCCAAACGGTTTTTTCCTGATTGTAAGCCGCGTTGGCGGCGGTATAAAGTTCCCATCCGCCGTTTACTTCTCCAGAATGGTCTTGTCCGTTTTGCGAACCGAACGCGCCGTGCATATCCAAAATTACATACATTCCGCGTTTTTGGCAATTTTCCACAAACCAGTCAAAGCGTTTAAAAGCGTCAGGTTTTAACGTGTGACGATTCGCACCGTCATCGACATAAACTAAGTTCATATAAGTGAAAGGCAGACGAATAACGCTCATTCCCATCGCCGCGCAATTGTTAAAGTCCGTTTCAGTCCAGTAATTGTCTTCATAAATCGCTATCAGTTCGTCGCGTTTTGCCGCACCGAACCTGCTTTTCAGTTGGTTCATTATAGTCACCTGATCATGAGCGTTTGCGTTAACCGGAGTCATCCAAGGTTCGTGCACAAGCCAACCGCCGGCATTCACTCCGCGCAAATAAACTCTCTCGCCATTGGTATTGACGATATGCCAAGTCGATTTTGGGGTCGAAACATTCCAAATTTCGTTTGAAGCGCCCGTACTGACTTTAAGAAAATCTTTCTGTGCGATTTGTGCGAAACCGTTTGTGCA
The sequence above is drawn from the Chitinispirillales bacterium genome and encodes:
- a CDS encoding cellulase family glycosylhydrolase is translated as MRSKFLFSVLALLAICTNGFAQIAQKDFLKVSTGASNEIWNVSTPKSTWHIVNTNGERVYLRGVNAGGWLVHEPWMTPVNANAHDQVTIMNQLKSRFGAAKRDELIAIYEDNYWTETDFNNCAAMGMSVIRLPFTYMNLVYVDDGANRHTLKPDAFKRFDWFVENCQKRGMYVILDMHGAFGSQNGQDHSGEVNGGWELYTAANAAYNQEKTVWLWGEIAKHYKDNPTVAMYDILNEPGPKAGVTNKTQWDVYDKIYKEIRKYDPEHIICMESCWGTGNLPKTTQYGWTNVVYQYHHYSWDNVSDEQGQKDFYTARVSEVRSANHGNPTFIGEFTCFGLRGAWDFALTTYNDAGWHYTSWTYKVKNNSSWGIYNHTPGDVNVFNDSEQQIRDKWGKVATSNGWANTMVRDEIIKKMPGTIGGGNPFTTANLALNKNINASSEESGNVGSFPANNANDGSASSRWASVHSDQAQWIKVDLQDSYILNGIRLLWEAAFAVGYKVEVSTDNVAWTTVKDETSGTGGVNNIEVSDILARYVRVTATQRATINGQQYGYSLYEFEVYGKKATVINVPGTFNSLDYSKKSGEIKDNNDQYGKYAGNLENGSSLEYLIDVAQSGQYDLSVRAAVGGTNAQERTISIFTGTTRLGTLSVSNGNDWFAFTPVKTNISLSNGQQTLRIVSTGAVNIENITVSVTDTSAILEIPQSGVFVYNGSAHTPSVTSVVVNGATLSQADYDVSYLNNTNAGTATVKITGKGSYADLNITRSFTIVKKDLFIALDPKEFTISLGGTVPDFSNYVTFVGFVGGDNEEKVIHCGTLDIVFQKSEIVVSCGYLQSQYVGDYRLQLSAKSELSADNYNIIFDDASLRLIVEDPTPIKAKQVRSDKFGILLETNPIVSDFAKILVKTPKMTQINLVVYDNTGNVVFNSECAVRNSESAAIVWDLTNSVGRIVANGSYLLVVEAKDASGKVYNYSTKLGVKRNI